From the Streptomyces sp. SN-593 genome, the window CCAAGCGCATGGTCGAGCGCGGCCGCACGGTCGTGTACGACGTGCTGGAAGAGGTCATCGCCGAGCACCCGGTGCTGCTCAACCGCGCGCCGACCCTGCACCGGCTGGGCATCCAGGCGTTCGAGCCGCAGCTCGTCGAGGGCAAGGCCATCCAGATCCACCCGCTGGTCTGCACCGCGTTCAACGCGGACTTCGACGGCGACCAGATGGCCGTGCACCTGCCGCTGTCCGCGGAGGCGCAGGCCGAGGCCCGCATCCTGATGCTGTCCTCGAACAACATCCTCAAGCCCGCCGACGGCCGCCCGGTCACCATGCCGACCCAGGACATGGTGCTCGGCCTGTTCTTCCTGACTACGGACTCCGAGGAGCGCGAGGTCAGGGGCGAGGGCCGGGCGTTCGGCGCCACCGCCGAGGCGATCATGGCCTTCGACGCGCGCGAGCTGTCCATGCAGGCGAAGGTGGACATCCGCTTCCCGGTGGGCACCGTCCCGCCGCGCGGCTGGACCCCGCCGGAGCCGGTGGAGGGCGAGGAGCCGTACCAGGTCGGTGACAGCTTCCGGCTGCGCACCACCCTGGGCCGGGCGCTCTTCAACGAGCTGCTGCCCGAGGACTACCCGTTCGTGGACTACGCGGTCGGCAAGAAGCAGCTCTCCGAGATCGTCAACGACCTCGCCGAGCGCTACCCGAAGGTGATCGTGGCGGCGACGCTCGACAACCTGAAGGCGGCCGGCTTCCACTGGGCGACCCGCTCGGGCGTCACCGTGGCCGTCACGGACATCGTGGTGCCCGAGGCGAAGAAGGGCCTCATCGCCTCCTACGAGGCGCTGGACGAGAAGGTCCAGAAGCAGTACGAGCGCGGCCTGATCACCAAGCAGGAGCGCTCGGACGAGCTGATCAACATCTGGACCAAGGCGACCAACGAGGTCGCGCAGGCGATGAACGCCAACTTCCCGAAGACCAACCCGATCTTCATGATGGTCGACTCGGGCGCCCGCGGGAACATGATGCAGATGCGTCAGATCGCGGGTATGCGCGGCCTGGTGTCCAACGCCAAGAACGAGACGATCCCGCGTCCGATCAAGGCGTCCTTCCGCGAGGGCCTGTCCGTGCTGGAGTACTTCATCTCCACCCACGGTGCCCGTAAGGGTCTGGCCGACACCGCGCTGCGCACCGCCGACTCGGGTTACCTGACCCGTCGTCTGGTGGACGTCTCGCAGGACGTGATCATCCGCGAGGAGGACTGCGGCACCGACCGCGGTCTGAAGCTGCGGATCGCCGAGCGCGCCGAGGACGGCTCGCTGCGCAAGGCGGAGGACGTCGAGACCAGCGTGTACGCGCGGATGCTCGCCGAGGACGTCGTGGTGGACGGCAAGGTCATCGCCCCCGCCAACGTCGACCTGGGCGACGTGCTCATCGACCAGCTCCTGCGGCACGGCGTCGAGGAGGTCAAGACCCGCTCGATCCTCACCTGCGAGTCGGCCGTCGGCACCTGCGCCTACTGCTACGGGCGCTCGCTGGCCACCGGCAAGCTGGTGGACATCGGCGAGGCGGTCGGCATCATCGCCGCCCAGTCGATCGGTGAGCCCGGCACCCAGCTCACGATGCGCACCTTCCACACCGGTGGTGTGGCCGGTGACGACATCACGCAGGGTCTGCCGCGTGTGGTCGAGCTCTTCGAGGCGCGCGTGCCCAAGGGTGTCGCGCCGATCTCCGAGGCGGCCGGCCGGGTCCGGGTCGAGGAGACCGAGAAGACCAAGAAGATCGTCGTCACCCCGGACGACGGCGCCGACGAGATCGCCTACCCGATCTCCAAGCGCGTCAAGCTCCAGGTCGGCGAGGGCGACCACGTCGAGGTGGGCCAGAAGCTCACCTACGGCGCGACCAACCCGCACGACGTGCTGCGCATCCTCGGCCAGCGCCAGGTCCAGATCCACCTGGTGCAGGAAGTGCAGAAGGTCTACAACTCGCAGGGCGTGTCGATCCACGACAAGCACATCGAGATCATCATCCGGCAGATGCTGCGCCGGGTGACGATCATCGAGTCCGGCGACGCGGAGCTGCTGCCGGGCGAGCTGGTCGAGCGCGGCCGGTTCGAGACCGAGAACCGCCGTGTGGTCTCCGAGGGCGGTCACCCGGCCTCGGGCCGTCCGCAGCTGATGGGTATCACCAAGGCCTCGCTGGCCACCGAGTCCTGGCTGTCGGCCGCCTCCTTCCAGGAGACGACCCGGGTGCTGACGGACGCGGCGATCCACGCGAAGTCGGACTCGCTGCTGGGCCTGAAGGAGAACGTCATCATCGGCAAGCTCATCCCGGCCGGTACGGGCCTGTCCCGCTACCGCAACATCCGGGTGGAGCCGACCGAGGAGGCCAAGGCCGCGATGTACTCGGCCGTCGGCTACGACGACATCGACTACAGCCCGTTCGGCACCGGCTCCGGCCAGGCGGTGCCGCTGGAGGACTACGACTACGGCCCGTACAACGGCTGAGTGGTGGGCCTGACGGTCTGAGCGACCGCGGCAGGTGAGGAGGGCGGTCGCCCCGGGATTCCGGGGCGGCCGCCCTTTCCCGTGTGCCGGTGCCGAGATAGGTGCGTGATACCGTTATCTCCGTTGTCATCATCCGATGACATCAACGGGTGACATCTGGTCCGGGGAGAGCGACGGCGTCGTGTCGAGCAGCGCACACATAGCAGGCGGGCCCAGCGGGTCCGGGGTCGTACCGCGCGGGCTGCGACTGCGCCTGCTCGGACCGACCCTGGTGATCGTGGGCTCGCTGATGTCGGTCGTCTCCAGCCTGGGCGCCCCGCTGATCCCCACCATCGCCGACGCCGACGGCGTCTCGCTCAGCACCGCGGAGTGGCTGCTGACCATCACGCTGATGACGGGCGCGCTCGCCACGCCGCTGATGGGCCGGCTCTCCGACGGCCCCCGGCAGCGCGACGTGATCCTCGCCGCGCTCGGCTCGGTGGTCGTCGGCTGCGTGGTCGCCGCGCTCTCGGGCGGCTTCGCCATGCTCATCGTCGGCCGCGGCCTCCAGGGGGTGGGCCTCGGGCTGCTGCCGGTGGCGATGGCCGTCGCCCGGCGCAACCTCACCCCGGAGAAGTCGCGGCAGGCCATCGCCACGCTCTCGGTCACCGCGGCGATCGGCGCCGGGCTCGGCTACCCGCTGACCGCGCTGATCGCGGAGACCTTCGACTACCGGGGCGCGTACTGGTTCGGCGCCATCACCGTCGGCTGCTCCTTCGTGCTGGCCGCCGTCGTGCTGCCCGGCCGGGCCGAGGTGCCCTCGCGGCGCTTCGACACCGTGGGCGCGACCCTGATCAGCCTGGTCGTCGTCGGGCTCTCGGTGGCGCTCAGCGAGGCGGACGGCTGGGGCTGGACGTCCGCCCGCGCGCTGGGCCTGTTCGCCGCCTGCCTGGTGCTGCTCGCCGCCTGGATCCCGTACGAGCTGCGCACCGCCGACCCGCTCATCGACCTGCGGCAGGTCAGGAACCGCTCGGTGCTGACCGCCGACACCGGCGGGTTCCTGATCAGCGTGGCGATGTACCTGCTGCTGCCGGTCGTGGTGGAGTTCGTCCAGGTCCCGGCGGCCAAGGGCTACGGCTTCGGCGCCTCGCTCGTCGTCTCCGGACTGGTGCTGGTGCCCTACGCGGCGGCGAACTTCGTGGCCAGCCGCTTCCTCGGGATCTACGAACGGCGGTTCGGCACCCGCAGCATGATCCCGCTGGGCTCGCTGATCTTCGCCTTCGGCACCGCCTTCTTCGCACTGGAGCACACCCACCTGTGGGAGGCGTTCGTGGTCACGGGGATCGCCGGCTTCGGGATGGGGTTCACCTACGCGGCGATGCCCGGCTTCATCGTGCGCGCGGTGCCGGCCAGCGAGACCGGCAGCGCGACCGGCTTCTACCAGGTGCTCCGCAGCATCGGCCTCACGTTGGGCAGCGCGCTGTCGGCGGCCGTCCTGATGGCGCACACCCCGTCGGGCAGCGCGCTGCCGAAGGTGTCGGGCTTCGAGACCGCGCTGCTCTTCGCCTCCGCGCTGGCGGTGGCCACGGCCGTGATCAGCTTCGTACTGCCCGGGATCGGCGCCGGGCGGCGGGCGCGGGCCGAGGCCGCGAAGCCCGCGGCGGTCGTCCCTATGATGGAGGAGGAGGCCGAACTCGCCGGCTCCGGCTTCATGACCGTCGACGACCGGGCTTCGGACACCCGCTGAGGAGGACCGAGGTGAGCGCCGAGCACGCGGCGGCCGGGGGCGGGGCGCCCGGCGACGGGGGAGCACCGTCGCGCACCGGGCGGTCCCGGGACGCCGCCGCCAGCAAGCAGGCGCTGCTGCGGGCCGCGCAGGAACTGTTCGGGCAGCAGGGCTTCGAGCGGACCACGATCCGCGAGATCGGCGAACGCGCCGGCGTGGACGCCGCGTTGATCGCCCGCTACTTCGGCAACAAGGCGGAGCTGTACGTCGCCGCCGTGGTCGCCGAGGACGCCGCCGTCGCCGGCCCGGCCGCGTTCAGCGGGCTGGCGCAGATCGCGGAGACCCTGGTCAGGAGGGCCGACGAGCGCGGCCCCGGCCCCATCCTCCAGGCGCTGATCCGGTCCGACACCCTCCCGGAGATCCGGGTGGCCGCCGGCGACCGCATCGCC encodes:
- a CDS encoding TetR/AcrR family transcriptional regulator; the protein is MSAEHAAAGGGAPGDGGAPSRTGRSRDAAASKQALLRAAQELFGQQGFERTTIREIGERAGVDAALIARYFGNKAELYVAAVVAEDAAVAGPAAFSGLAQIAETLVRRADERGPGPILQALIRSDTLPEIRVAAGDRIARRVVEPLADDIAGQHLDRPRLRAEVAVAALYGISLGRSLGWFEEIRSVPRADLLALVTEALTALTAAGGGVEASGGGGADGGAGAGRAGDV
- a CDS encoding MFS transporter, with amino-acid sequence MTSTGDIWSGESDGVVSSSAHIAGGPSGSGVVPRGLRLRLLGPTLVIVGSLMSVVSSLGAPLIPTIADADGVSLSTAEWLLTITLMTGALATPLMGRLSDGPRQRDVILAALGSVVVGCVVAALSGGFAMLIVGRGLQGVGLGLLPVAMAVARRNLTPEKSRQAIATLSVTAAIGAGLGYPLTALIAETFDYRGAYWFGAITVGCSFVLAAVVLPGRAEVPSRRFDTVGATLISLVVVGLSVALSEADGWGWTSARALGLFAACLVLLAAWIPYELRTADPLIDLRQVRNRSVLTADTGGFLISVAMYLLLPVVVEFVQVPAAKGYGFGASLVVSGLVLVPYAAANFVASRFLGIYERRFGTRSMIPLGSLIFAFGTAFFALEHTHLWEAFVVTGIAGFGMGFTYAAMPGFIVRAVPASETGSATGFYQVLRSIGLTLGSALSAAVLMAHTPSGSALPKVSGFETALLFASALAVATAVISFVLPGIGAGRRARAEAAKPAAVVPMMEEEAELAGSGFMTVDDRASDTR
- a CDS encoding DNA-directed RNA polymerase subunit beta', with amino-acid sequence MLDVNFFDELRIGLATADDIRTWSHGEVKKPETINYRTLKPEKDGLFCEKIFGPTRDWECYCGKYKRVRFKGIICERCGVEVTRAKVRRERMGHIELAAPVTHIWYFKGVPSRLGYLLDLAPKDLEKVIYFAAYMITWVDDERRTRDLPSLEAQVSVERQQVEQRRDADVEGRQKKLEADLGELENEGAKADVRRKVREGAEREMKQLRDRAQRELDRLDEVWARFKNLKVQDLEGDELLYRELRDRFGTYFQGSMGAAALQKRLESFDLDEEAERLREIIRTGKGQKKTRALKRLKVVSAFLQTTNKPGGMVLDCVPVIPPDLRPMVQLDGGRFATSDLNDLYRRVINRNNRLKRLLDLGAPEIIVNNEKRMLQEAVDALFDNGRRGRPVTGPGNRPLKSLSDMLKGKQGRFRQNLLGKRVDYSARSVIVVGPQLKLHQCGLPKAMALELFKPFVMKRLVDLNHAQNIKSAKRMVERGRTVVYDVLEEVIAEHPVLLNRAPTLHRLGIQAFEPQLVEGKAIQIHPLVCTAFNADFDGDQMAVHLPLSAEAQAEARILMLSSNNILKPADGRPVTMPTQDMVLGLFFLTTDSEEREVRGEGRAFGATAEAIMAFDARELSMQAKVDIRFPVGTVPPRGWTPPEPVEGEEPYQVGDSFRLRTTLGRALFNELLPEDYPFVDYAVGKKQLSEIVNDLAERYPKVIVAATLDNLKAAGFHWATRSGVTVAVTDIVVPEAKKGLIASYEALDEKVQKQYERGLITKQERSDELINIWTKATNEVAQAMNANFPKTNPIFMMVDSGARGNMMQMRQIAGMRGLVSNAKNETIPRPIKASFREGLSVLEYFISTHGARKGLADTALRTADSGYLTRRLVDVSQDVIIREEDCGTDRGLKLRIAERAEDGSLRKAEDVETSVYARMLAEDVVVDGKVIAPANVDLGDVLIDQLLRHGVEEVKTRSILTCESAVGTCAYCYGRSLATGKLVDIGEAVGIIAAQSIGEPGTQLTMRTFHTGGVAGDDITQGLPRVVELFEARVPKGVAPISEAAGRVRVEETEKTKKIVVTPDDGADEIAYPISKRVKLQVGEGDHVEVGQKLTYGATNPHDVLRILGQRQVQIHLVQEVQKVYNSQGVSIHDKHIEIIIRQMLRRVTIIESGDAELLPGELVERGRFETENRRVVSEGGHPASGRPQLMGITKASLATESWLSAASFQETTRVLTDAAIHAKSDSLLGLKENVIIGKLIPAGTGLSRYRNIRVEPTEEAKAAMYSAVGYDDIDYSPFGTGSGQAVPLEDYDYGPYNG